The nucleotide sequence TTTTCCAAACACATCCAGTCTTACCTCCAATCCGGCATCTGTGATGGTGGACCTCTTGAGGCTGACTGAGCGAACACCCTTCTTGGAGAGCGGGTAGTTGTCAATGAACTCACAAATGTCCAGGTCTGACACGCCCACTAAGCAGAAAGACTGGAAGCCACGCAGTGCAAAGGCCTGTAGACTGACAAACTCCTTCTCCCCATTGGGCAACAAGGTATATAGCTCCTTGGCATGCAAGATGGGTGTCACACCCTCCCAGAACTTGGGCTGATACAACACCTTGCGCCATGTCTTGCATACCTGTGCCAACACACATTTTTCAGCTGTGGTGAAGTACCAGAGCAGTCGGTTGAGCAGCTTCTCATCCAGGACAAGTTGGCGCTCCAGCAGCATGGGCTTGGGTAGAGTGAGGGGGGGTAGTTGACGAAGGGATGGCTTCAGGCCCACCAGAGGCTTTCCAGGCTCCAGGTCAGGGCCCAAGAGGGAGGCTGCTGAATGGGGCATGCCAGGGCCGTccaggtggtggtggtggtggtagggAAGGGAGGATGGTGGAGGAGGCAGGATAGAGGGCACCGAGGAGGACTGGCACAGACGGTTCTTGGCAGCAGGTGTGCCCTTGGTGATACTTGCACTGCCCAGACCGTTGGGCTGGCTGGGGGGCAACTTCACCATACCGTTGCGAGTCACGCAGGGAGACTTCAGCTCGCTGGGAGTGGACATGTTCAACATTGGGAACCTGGTGAAAGAAGACAGATTCACAGTGCACTGTTAAACTTGGAGAAAGATGAAGAAGTTTACAGGGTGTGTAAACaattagtaattaattaatttaataaagatttatttatctGCTTTGGAACTATGACAACATTCataataaacaagcaaacattttgCTCACAACTAGTGACATAGCTAAACAAAAATCCATGTTTAATTCAAGATGAGTATTTACAGAGATGTCATATGAAGTGTGTTTAGTCAAAATCCTCTGTCTTTAACTAAACCTATCCAGAGCAAAAAGTTAAATGACAAACTTACACATATCAAGCACAGTGTGCAGTGTGATAACAGACACTCCAACACACTGCATCGTAGGATGATGGAGGACGATTTATATACATTTCCACAAACTTCTGTACATTAGCATACATATGTTGTCTTTAGGATCTCTACTGGGAtataaaactaaatgaaatcATTTGAGTTTTGTGCTTTGTAACAATTCTGtgctaaacacatttttgtagaCCAGGGTTTCCTCAGGAAACTGATTAGCAGAGTTGGTATGGTGAACAGCCCAGCCACCTTCCTGTACACTCCAAATGTCTATACAGTTCTCTGGTGGAACTGATGAAAGTAGTGTAAGAAGAATGTATACTATTAGTATAGAGCTACTGACTATACAAGTCCAGCTGGTGAATATCAGACTTCAAAATAAGCTGACATACTGAACATACAGATAGAACAGTGGAGGAATACAGTCAATTTTGCTGCAGGACAGGTTGGAGAAATTTCTATGGGAGTTTtaatcatttctttttgttttgttgtctatttttatttatttatttttgctattGAAATCAATTCTAACTGTTGTGAATTCAAGCTGACTCCAGCTGCCATCCAACTTAAAGGAGCAGTATTACTTTGTAATTAGGGTTAAGTGGAAAGTAGGGATGGTGTTGAAAGCATTTTATCAAAATCCAAATCCAGTATCAAATCCACTACATCTCAAAGATTTCTTAACACTTCTTGTTGGCTGAGAAGGTGCACACTCGatctgaaaatgagatgagcagcataatatatgaaatgtcaacttatgtatctgacacattcaACTAACAACTGGAGCCTACTGCACTTCAGCAGCTACTGAAAGTCCTGATTCACAACTATGAAGCTGATCAGA is from Thunnus maccoyii chromosome 18, fThuMac1.1, whole genome shotgun sequence and encodes:
- the fbxl16 gene encoding F-box/LRR-repeat protein 16 isoform X3; this encodes MTEEWFPMLNMSTPSELKSPCVTRNGMVKLPPSQPNGLGSASITKGTPAAKNRLCQSSSVPSILPPPPSSLPYHHHHHLDGPGMPHSAASLLGPDLEPGKPLVGLKPSLRQLPPLTLPKPMLLERQLVLDEKLLNRLLWYFTTAEKCVLAQVCKTWRKVLYQPKFWEGVTPILHAKELYTLLPNGEKEFVSLQAFALRGFQSFCLVGVSDLDICEFIDNYPLSKKGVRSVSLKRSTITDAGLEVMLEQMQGLMHLELSGCNDFTEAGLWSSLNARLTSLSVSDCINVADDAIAAISQLLPNLSELSLQAYHVTDTAMAYFTAKQGYTTHTLRLHSCWEITNHGVVNMVHSLPNLTALSLSGCSKITDDGVELVAENLRKLRSLDLSWCPRITDMALEYIACDLHKLEELVLDSNHHRTQ